A region of the Dysgonomonas mossii genome:
GGGAACGTATTGGAACAGCAGTTGCAGAATCAGAACGTTTCATTGAAAAATACCAAAAACAATTATTAATAGGTATTGGTGCTATAGTTGTTGTAGTTAGTGCATTTCTTGCATACAACTATTTTATTGTAGGGCCAAAAACTACCGAAGCTCAGGTGGCAATGTTCAGAGGTGAACAGTACTTCAGAGCCGGACAAGATTCATTAGCTGTTTTTGGAGATAAAAACGGATATGTAGGATTTGAGTCAATCATAAGTGACTATGGTTCTACTAAAGCCGGAAAACTGGCTAAACTATATGCCGGGATCTGTTATGCAAATATGGGTAACTACGAGAAAGGTCTTGAATACCTGAAAGACTATAGCGGTAGTGATAAAATAATATCACAACTGGCGAATGGTGCAATCGGCGACTGCTTGGATAACCTGGGAAAATCAGATGAGGCTGTTTCTTATTATATCAAGGCTGCTAAAGGTGTAGATAATGCTTCTCAAAGCCCTATGTTATACAAAAAAGCAGGTCTTATATATCGTAATCAAGGAAATTACGATAAAGTAATTGAAGTGTTTTCAATTATAAAGAATCAATATATGAATTCTCCTCTTGCTATTGAAGCAGACAAATATATTGATGAAGCTAATATACTTAAAGGACAGAAATAATAGATCTTATTATATATTATACAAAAGAGTTCCGCTAGACAGCGGAACTCTTTTTGTTTATATTACTTTTCAAAATAATAATTATCTAACTAAAAGAGATCTTTGAAATAAAAGTAAAATAAGAGTGGTAATCAGAAACTAAAAAAGGTGACATAAAGAACATATTAAAACCTGTCACCTTTGTCACTTTTTGAATAAGGAAGCGAGCGCTAATACCGTATCACATATTGCAAAAAAAACGGGCTTTAAAACAAAGCCCGTTTATATTGATAGATGATATCTTAATATCTGTAATGTTCAGGTTTGTATGGACCTTCTACAGGAACCCCAAGATATTCAGCTTGCGCCTCAGTCAACTTGGTCAACTTCACTCCAATTTGCTCAAGGTGTAGGCGTGCAACTTCTTCATCCAAATGTTTCGGCAAACGATAAACGTTTACTTCATAGTCGCGTACCCATAACTCCAATTGAGCTAAAGTCTGGTTTGTGAATGAGTTACTCATCACGAATGAAGGGTGTCCGGTGGCACAACCTAAGTTCACTAAACGACCTTCGGCTAAAAGGAATATAGAATGTTCATCAGGGAATGTATATTTATCTACCTGCGGCTTAATGTTTACATGCTTAATGCTAGGGTAGTTTACAAGTTTGTCCACCTGAATTTCATTGTCAAAGTGCCCTATGTTACATACTATAGCCTGATCTTTCATGCGAGACATGTGCTCTATTGTTATAATATCCTTGTTGCCTGTTGTTGTAACAAAAATATTACCTTCTTTCACAGCCTCTTCCATCGTTGTCACTTCAAAGCCTTCCATTGCTGCCTGCAAGGCGCATATCGGGTCTATCTCGGTTACAATGACACGAGCTCCGTAAGAACGCATAGAGTGAGCGCAGCCCTTACCTACATCTCCGTATCCTGCAACAACTACAACCTTACCTGCAATCATCACGTCGGTAGCTCTCTTGATGCCATCGGCTAATGATTCGCGACAACCATAAAGGTTATCAAACTTAGACTTGGTTACCGAGTCGTTTACATTAATAGCCGGAACAAGTAGTTCGCCTCGCTCCATCATTTGGTACAGCCTGTGTACTCCTGTTGTTGTCTCCTCGGATACTCCTTTCCAATCGGCAACTGTACGATGCCAGCGATTGTTGTCTTCTTTCAGAATGCGAGATAAGGTATCGAGTATTACTTGCTCTTCGTGGCTCGAAGCTTTTTTATTCAGGAAGTCTGCATTTTCTTCGGCTTTATATCCCCAGTGGATAAGCAGTGTAGCATCGCCACCATCGTCTACTATCAGGTTCGGGCCTTTCCCTTCAGGGAACGCTAACGCTTGCTCTGTGCACCACCAATATTCTTCAAGGGTTTCTCCTTTCCATGCAAATACTGGTATCCCGGCTGCTGCAATAGCTGCTGCTGCATGGTCTTGAGTCGAGAAAATATTACAACTAGCCCAACGTATATCGGCTCCTAATTCTTTCAGGGTTTCGATAAGTACAGCTGTTTGCACAGTCATATGTAACGAACCCATGATACGAGCGCCTTTCAGCGGTTTTGTTGCCCCATATTTCTTGCGAAGTGCCATTAATCCCGGCATTTCATGCTCTGCTATTTCTATTTCTTTTCTCCCAAAGTCTGCCAGATTGATATCTGCTACAAGGTAAGGAAGATTTGGTAAAAGTTCTTTTGACATATATTTATTTGATTGTTATATATATTTTTCTCCGTATTTTAGCTTTACGTCAGCAACGAACTGTTTGATACGCTGTTCTTCCGACTTCTTGCAAATCAGTAGTACGCCGTCAGCTTCGGCTACAATGTAGCCCTCTAGGCCTTGTATAACCCCTAATTTGCCGGCGGGCAATGTCACAACATTTTCGGCACTATCAAAAAATATAGTGTTGGCAATGAGTGAAGCATTGGCTTCATCATCTTTTTCGGATATTTCGTAGAGTGATCCCCAAGTTCCTAAGTCAGACCAACCGAAATCTGCTGCCTGTACATATACATTTGTAGCTTTTTCCATTATGCCATAATCTATTGATATATTGGGGCAAAATGGGAAATTCTCATCAATGAAGGCTTTTTCCTTTTCTGTACCAAAGGCATCGATGCCGCGGTCGAAACGGGAAGTTATCTCAGGAAGATATTCACGAAGTGCGCTTAAGATGGTTTTGTTATTCCAGATAAAGATACCTGAATTCCACAGGAACTCTCCGCTTTCGAAGAAGACCTTAGCCAGCTCCAGATTCGGTTTTTCGGTAAAGACCTTAACCTTATTTACTCCGTCCAGCTTTTCTTCGCTCATTTGTATGTATCCATAACCTGTTTCGGGACGACTAGGCTTAATGCCGAGTGTCAGCAACGTATTGTGCTTAGATACAAATTTGTAAGCGTTCTGAATAATAGAAAGAAATTCATCCTCTTTTAGAATCAAGTGATCGGAAGGAGCAACTACAATATTTGCCTCAGGGTTAAAAGAGTTGATATGGTAAGTCGCAAAAGCAATACATGGGGCTGTATTGCGTCGCATTGGCTCTAACAATATCTGATTGGGTTTCAACTCAGGCAGTTCTTCTTGTAC
Encoded here:
- a CDS encoding tetratricopeptide repeat protein, with product MSKKKQAELREEKDWERIGTAVAESERFIEKYQKQLLIGIGAIVVVVSAFLAYNYFIVGPKTTEAQVAMFRGEQYFRAGQDSLAVFGDKNGYVGFESIISDYGSTKAGKLAKLYAGICYANMGNYEKGLEYLKDYSGSDKIISQLANGAIGDCLDNLGKSDEAVSYYIKAAKGVDNASQSPMLYKKAGLIYRNQGNYDKVIEVFSIIKNQYMNSPLAIEADKYIDEANILKGQK
- the ahcY gene encoding adenosylhomocysteinase; the encoded protein is MSKELLPNLPYLVADINLADFGRKEIEIAEHEMPGLMALRKKYGATKPLKGARIMGSLHMTVQTAVLIETLKELGADIRWASCNIFSTQDHAAAAIAAAGIPVFAWKGETLEEYWWCTEQALAFPEGKGPNLIVDDGGDATLLIHWGYKAEENADFLNKKASSHEEQVILDTLSRILKEDNNRWHRTVADWKGVSEETTTGVHRLYQMMERGELLVPAINVNDSVTKSKFDNLYGCRESLADGIKRATDVMIAGKVVVVAGYGDVGKGCAHSMRSYGARVIVTEIDPICALQAAMEGFEVTTMEEAVKEGNIFVTTTGNKDIITIEHMSRMKDQAIVCNIGHFDNEIQVDKLVNYPSIKHVNIKPQVDKYTFPDEHSIFLLAEGRLVNLGCATGHPSFVMSNSFTNQTLAQLELWVRDYEVNVYRLPKHLDEEVARLHLEQIGVKLTKLTEAQAEYLGVPVEGPYKPEHYRY
- a CDS encoding mannose-1-phosphate guanylyltransferase, translating into MDNKNNYCVIMGGGIGSRFWPFSREARPKQFLDFFGTGRSLLQMTVDRFKRILPLENIFIVTNNEYAQMVQEELPELKPNQILLEPMRRNTAPCIAFATYHINSFNPEANIVVAPSDHLILKEDEFLSIIQNAYKFVSKHNTLLTLGIKPSRPETGYGYIQMSEEKLDGVNKVKVFTEKPNLELAKVFFESGEFLWNSGIFIWNNKTILSALREYLPEITSRFDRGIDAFGTEKEKAFIDENFPFCPNISIDYGIMEKATNVYVQAADFGWSDLGTWGSLYEISEKDDEANASLIANTIFFDSAENVVTLPAGKLGVIQGLEGYIVAEADGVLLICKKSEEQRIKQFVADVKLKYGEKYI